The following proteins are co-located in the Streptococcus downei MFe28 genome:
- the pyrH gene encoding UMP kinase: protein MVEPKYKRVLIKLSGEALAGAKGVGIDLPTVQTIAKEIAEVHELGVQIALVIGGGNLWRGEPAAQAGMDRVQADYTGMLGTVMNALVMADSLKQVGVDTRVQTAIAMQSVAEPYIRGRALRHLEKGRIVIFGAGIGSPYFSTDTTAALRAAEVEADAILMAKNGVDGVYNDDPRKNADAVKFDELTHVEVIKRGLKIMDATAATMSMDNDIDLVVFNMNEPGNIRRVVFGEPIGTTVSNKSSH from the coding sequence ATGGTAGAACCAAAGTACAAACGTGTTTTGATTAAACTCTCTGGTGAAGCTTTGGCAGGGGCTAAGGGCGTTGGGATTGACTTGCCAACTGTTCAAACTATAGCCAAGGAGATTGCTGAGGTTCATGAGCTGGGCGTGCAAATTGCCTTGGTTATCGGTGGTGGTAACCTCTGGCGGGGAGAGCCAGCTGCTCAGGCTGGTATGGACCGTGTTCAGGCCGACTACACCGGCATGTTGGGGACCGTCATGAATGCCTTGGTTATGGCAGACAGCCTCAAGCAGGTTGGTGTTGACACCCGGGTGCAGACAGCCATTGCCATGCAATCTGTTGCCGAGCCTTACATTCGTGGTCGGGCCCTGCGTCACCTTGAAAAGGGTCGGATTGTTATCTTTGGTGCTGGTATTGGCTCTCCTTATTTTTCAACCGATACGACAGCAGCGCTTCGGGCAGCCGAAGTTGAAGCTGATGCTATTCTCATGGCCAAGAACGGTGTCGATGGTGTCTATAATGATGACCCTCGTAAGAATGCCGATGCTGTTAAGTTTGATGAATTGACCCATGTGGAAGTTATCAAACGTGGCCTTAAGATTATGGATGCAACGGCTGCGACTATGTCTATGGATAATGATATTGACCTGGTTGTCTTCAACATGAATGAGCCTGGTAATATCAGACGGGTCGTCTTCGGTGAACCAATCGGAACAACTGTTTCAAATAAATCTTCTCACTAA
- a CDS encoding amino acid ABC transporter substrate-binding protein has product MKLKNIVKLGAVAVASVAILAACGSKSSGKETVNFATVGTTNPFSYEDKDSNLTGYDIEVAKAVFKGSKKYEVKFKKTEWSSVFDGLGSGKYQMAGNNISYDKDRAKRYLYSEPTGTTPTVLTVGKDSDIQSFDDIGGHSTQVVQGTTTAKQLEDYNKKHSDNQVKINYTEEDIPQILRSLNDGKFDFKLFDAPTVNAVIKSQNLSNLKTIDVPSDQKPFIYFVFSNDQKDLQKFVNKRLEKLQKDGTLSRLAEKYLGNKDYVPTAKDMKVPSNK; this is encoded by the coding sequence ATGAAACTTAAAAATATTGTGAAATTGGGTGCCGTTGCGGTGGCTTCTGTCGCTATTTTAGCAGCCTGTGGCTCCAAATCTTCCGGCAAAGAAACGGTTAACTTTGCCACGGTTGGGACGACCAATCCCTTCTCTTATGAGGACAAGGATAGCAACCTGACTGGTTACGATATTGAAGTGGCCAAGGCTGTTTTCAAGGGTTCTAAAAAGTACGAGGTTAAATTCAAAAAGACCGAATGGTCATCTGTTTTTGATGGCCTTGGTTCTGGAAAATACCAGATGGCCGGAAACAATATCTCCTATGATAAGGATCGGGCCAAACGCTACCTCTACTCTGAGCCTACAGGGACAACGCCAACGGTCTTGACCGTTGGTAAGGACAGCGATATTCAATCTTTTGATGATATTGGTGGCCACTCAACCCAAGTCGTTCAAGGGACAACAACCGCCAAGCAATTGGAAGACTACAATAAGAAGCACTCTGATAATCAGGTTAAAATCAATTACACAGAAGAAGATATTCCACAAATTCTGCGGAGTTTGAACGATGGTAAGTTTGACTTTAAACTCTTTGATGCACCAACTGTTAATGCGGTTATCAAGAGTCAGAATCTCTCAAACTTGAAGACTATTGATGTGCCATCTGACCAAAAGCCATTCATCTACTTTGTCTTCTCTAATGACCAAAAGGATCTGCAAAAGTTTGTCAACAAGCGTTTGGAAAAACTGCAAAAGGACGGAACTCTTTCTAGGTTAGCTGAGAAATATCTGGGCAACAAGGATTATGTGCCAACAGCTAAGGACATGAAGGTGCCTTCTAATAAATAG
- a CDS encoding MetQ/NlpA family ABC transporter substrate-binding protein: MKWKKIIGILAVVAAAAFFLTACGSKSSSKNELKIGVMTLDDSSKPIWDQVKKDMAKKGVTIKLVQFSDYNQPNKALQSGDVDVNAFQHHYFLDNWNKKAKSNLVVVGDTYISPIRFFSKAKSNGKPEYADVKDLPEGAKVLVPNDATNESRSLFLLQSAGLIKLSTKEGGLATLKDVTENPKDLDFKEVDASQTAREVKSGDVDAAVVNNSFVQSAKISYDTAIYKEDVSGSNAKQWYNVIAAKSDWKKSKKADAIKTLLKVYQTDKTAKTINKATKGVDQAVWKGAPEFKSAK, from the coding sequence ATGAAGTGGAAAAAGATAATTGGAATTCTCGCGGTAGTGGCTGCAGCAGCCTTCTTCTTGACAGCCTGCGGCTCTAAATCCAGCAGTAAAAATGAACTGAAGATTGGGGTCATGACGCTAGATGATTCTAGTAAGCCAATCTGGGATCAGGTCAAGAAGGATATGGCTAAGAAGGGTGTGACCATCAAGCTGGTTCAATTCTCAGACTATAACCAACCCAATAAGGCCCTCCAAAGTGGTGATGTTGATGTCAATGCCTTCCAACACCATTATTTCCTTGATAACTGGAATAAAAAAGCAAAATCCAACTTGGTTGTTGTCGGAGACACCTACATCAGCCCAATTCGTTTCTTCTCCAAGGCTAAATCTAATGGCAAGCCTGAATATGCTGATGTGAAAGACCTGCCAGAGGGTGCCAAGGTCCTGGTTCCTAATGATGCCACTAATGAAAGTCGCTCTCTCTTCTTACTTCAATCAGCTGGCTTGATTAAGCTGTCGACTAAAGAAGGTGGCCTAGCTACTCTCAAGGATGTGACTGAAAATCCTAAGGACTTGGATTTCAAGGAAGTAGATGCTAGTCAAACGGCAAGAGAAGTCAAGTCTGGCGATGTTGATGCTGCAGTTGTTAATAATTCCTTTGTCCAATCGGCCAAGATTTCTTATGATACGGCCATCTATAAAGAAGACGTTTCAGGAAGCAATGCTAAACAATGGTATAATGTCATTGCGGCTAAGTCAGACTGGAAGAAGTCCAAGAAGGCTGATGCCATTAAGACTTTGCTCAAGGTTTACCAAACCGATAAGACGGCTAAAACGATCAACAAGGCAACCAAGGGTGTTGACCAAGCTGTCTGGAAGGGTGCCCCTGAGTTTAAGTCAGCCAAATAA
- the frr gene encoding ribosome recycling factor: MANPIIDKANERFKHSHEALGREFSAIRAGRANASLLDRIEVDYYGAPTPLNQLASITVPEARVLLISPFDKNSIKEIERAINESDLGINPANDGSVIRLVIPALTEETRKDLAKEVKKLGENAKVAIRNIRRDAMDDAKKQEKDKEITEDELKSLEKDIQKATDDAVKKIDSMTNEKEKELLTV; this comes from the coding sequence ATGGCAAATCCAATTATTGATAAAGCAAACGAACGTTTTAAACATTCTCACGAAGCCTTGGGACGTGAATTTTCTGCTATCCGTGCTGGCCGTGCAAATGCTAGCCTTTTAGACCGCATTGAAGTGGACTATTATGGAGCTCCAACTCCCCTTAATCAATTGGCTTCTATCACCGTTCCGGAAGCTCGAGTTCTCTTAATTTCCCCATTTGATAAAAACTCTATCAAGGAAATTGAACGAGCTATCAACGAATCAGACCTGGGTATCAACCCAGCCAACGATGGTTCTGTCATTCGCCTGGTAATTCCAGCCTTGACCGAAGAAACGCGTAAGGACTTGGCCAAGGAAGTGAAGAAACTTGGTGAAAATGCCAAGGTTGCTATCCGCAATATCCGTCGCGATGCCATGGATGATGCCAAGAAGCAAGAAAAAGACAAAGAAATTACGGAAGACGAGCTCAAGTCTTTGGAAAAGGATATCCAAAAGGCTACAGACGATGCTGTCAAGAAGATTGATAGCATGACTAATGAAAAAGAAAAAGAATTGCTAACCGTTTAA
- a CDS encoding methionine ABC transporter ATP-binding protein, with translation MSDALIQLDHIDITFHQKKKEIQAVKDVTVHINQGDIYGIVGYSGAGKSTLVRVINLLQTPNSGSVKVAGQDLFKEGQVQLKSNELRQKRREIGMIFQHFNLMAQKTARQNVAFALKHSDLSKEAKAKKVEELLDLVGLADRAENYPAQLSGGQKQRVAIARALANDPKILISDESTSALDPKTTKQILALLQDLNKKLGLTVVMITHEMQIVKDICNRVAVMQNGSLIEEGTVLDIFSNPKEELTQDFIKTATGIDDALVKINRQDVVANLKPGNQIVLLRYAGSSTDEPLLNTIYKEYEVLANILYANIEILDDTPVGEMVVVLSGQRVAQALEAIEAAGVSVSILKGGQA, from the coding sequence ATGAGTGATGCATTAATTCAACTGGATCATATTGATATTACCTTCCATCAAAAAAAGAAGGAGATTCAGGCTGTTAAGGATGTGACCGTCCATATTAACCAAGGTGACATTTATGGAATCGTTGGTTATTCGGGAGCGGGTAAGTCTACCTTAGTCCGAGTGATCAATCTCTTACAGACACCAAATTCAGGATCGGTCAAGGTGGCTGGACAGGACCTTTTTAAAGAGGGTCAGGTTCAATTAAAGTCCAATGAGCTAAGGCAGAAAAGACGAGAAATCGGCATGATTTTCCAACATTTTAACCTGATGGCCCAAAAGACGGCTCGACAAAATGTCGCCTTTGCCCTCAAGCACAGCGACCTGTCTAAGGAAGCCAAGGCCAAGAAGGTTGAGGAACTCTTGGATTTGGTCGGTTTAGCAGACAGGGCTGAAAACTACCCAGCCCAGTTGTCTGGTGGTCAGAAGCAGCGGGTGGCCATTGCGCGTGCCCTAGCCAATGACCCCAAGATTCTGATTTCTGATGAATCGACCTCTGCCTTGGACCCTAAGACGACCAAGCAGATTTTGGCCCTCCTGCAGGATCTAAATAAGAAGCTGGGGCTGACGGTGGTCATGATCACCCACGAGATGCAGATTGTTAAGGATATCTGTAACCGAGTGGCTGTCATGCAAAATGGCTCCCTGATTGAAGAAGGAACGGTTCTGGATATTTTCTCAAATCCTAAGGAAGAATTGACCCAGGACTTCATCAAAACGGCTACAGGTATTGATGATGCTCTGGTAAAGATTAACCGTCAGGACGTTGTCGCGAATTTGAAGCCCGGCAATCAGATTGTTCTCCTGCGTTACGCAGGTTCTTCAACAGATGAACCCCTCCTCAACACCATTTACAAGGAATATGAAGTCTTAGCTAATATTCTTTATGCTAATATCGAAATCTTAGACGATACTCCGGTTGGTGAGATGGTTGTTGTTCTGTCAGGCCAAAGAGTTGCTCAGGCTTTAGAAGCCATTGAAGCGGCAGGTGTTTCTGTTTCTATTTTGAAGGGAGGTCAAGCATGA
- a CDS encoding CvfB family protein, giving the protein MNNILAKTITAMVTDQNEHYYFVQKDGVTLALDKKEGDHQLGQLVQGFAYSDLHQKLRLTTLPISATRDSHGWGVVTEVRRDLGVFLDTGLPDKQVVVSLDVLPEIKELWPKKGDKLYVSLEVDKKDRIWALPAPAEVFQKLAGPAYDNMQNEKLRAIVYRLKLSGTFVYLPDNNMLGFIHPSERYTEPRLGQELEARVIGYRQVDRTLNLSLKPRSFEMLEADAQMILTYLEGQGGFMTLNDKSSPAEIKATFGISKGQFKKALGGLMKAGKIKQDSSGTEVLK; this is encoded by the coding sequence ATGAATAATATACTAGCAAAAACCATTACAGCTATGGTGACTGACCAAAATGAGCACTATTATTTTGTGCAAAAGGATGGAGTGACCCTGGCCCTGGATAAGAAAGAAGGAGACCATCAACTGGGGCAGCTGGTCCAGGGCTTTGCCTATAGTGACCTGCACCAAAAGCTTCGCCTGACCACCCTGCCAATTTCAGCTACTCGCGACAGCCATGGCTGGGGTGTAGTGACCGAGGTCCGTCGGGACCTGGGAGTCTTTCTGGATACAGGCCTTCCTGATAAGCAAGTCGTCGTTTCTCTGGACGTTCTGCCAGAGATTAAGGAGCTTTGGCCTAAGAAGGGTGATAAGCTCTACGTGTCCTTGGAGGTTGACAAGAAGGACCGTATCTGGGCCCTTCCTGCTCCAGCAGAGGTCTTTCAAAAGCTAGCTGGTCCCGCCTACGATAATATGCAAAATGAGAAACTGCGGGCCATCGTCTACCGTCTCAAATTGTCAGGTACTTTTGTCTATTTGCCTGATAATAATATGTTGGGCTTCATTCATCCCAGCGAGCGTTACACAGAACCTCGTTTAGGACAGGAGCTGGAAGCCCGTGTCATTGGTTACCGCCAGGTTGACCGCACTCTCAATCTCTCGCTCAAGCCCCGTTCTTTTGAAATGTTGGAAGCTGATGCCCAGATGATTTTGACCTATTTAGAAGGCCAGGGCGGGTTTATGACCCTCAATGATAAGTCATCGCCAGCAGAAATCAAGGCTACCTTTGGTATCTCTAAGGGCCAATTCAAAAAAGCTTTGGGTGGGCTCATGAAGGCCGGCAAAATTAAGCAGGATTCAAGTGGGACAGAAGTTCTGAAATAA
- a CDS encoding methionine ABC transporter permease, whose protein sequence is MIDLLQQYFPNAHSLGWTGDYGWWAAIVATIYMTFWSFLIGGALGLVLGLFLVLTGPGGIIANRYVFWVLDKLVSIFRAFPFIILLAILSGFTKFLVGQQIGTTAALVPLSAATFPFFARQVQVVFSDMDRGVIEAGQASGATLWDIIKIYLTEGLPELIRVATVTLISLVGETAMAGAVGAGGLGDMAINKGFNIFETDVTIVATVFILLLIFIIQFTGDFLTRKLSHK, encoded by the coding sequence ATGATTGATTTACTTCAGCAATATTTTCCCAATGCCCATTCCTTAGGCTGGACCGGTGATTATGGTTGGTGGGCTGCCATCGTGGCTACTATTTATATGACCTTCTGGAGCTTCCTGATTGGGGGCGCTCTAGGTCTGGTCCTTGGTCTCTTCCTAGTTCTGACAGGGCCAGGTGGGATTATCGCGAACCGCTATGTTTTCTGGGTTTTGGATAAGTTAGTTTCCATTTTCCGGGCCTTCCCTTTCATTATTTTGCTGGCTATTTTGTCTGGCTTTACCAAATTTTTGGTCGGTCAACAAATTGGGACAACGGCAGCCTTGGTCCCTCTGTCCGCAGCGACCTTCCCCTTCTTTGCTCGTCAGGTTCAGGTGGTCTTTTCGGATATGGACCGTGGTGTCATTGAGGCTGGTCAAGCCAGTGGTGCCACCCTCTGGGACATCATCAAGATTTACTTGACTGAGGGTCTGCCAGAATTGATTCGGGTGGCCACTGTGACCTTGATTTCCCTGGTTGGTGAAACCGCTATGGCAGGTGCTGTTGGTGCCGGTGGCCTCGGAGATATGGCTATTAATAAGGGATTTAATATCTTTGAAACAGATGTGACCATTGTGGCAACCGTCTTTATCCTCCTCCTGATTTTTATTATCCAATTTACTGGTGATTTCTTAACGAGAAAGCTCAGCCATAAATAA